The Rhododendron vialii isolate Sample 1 chromosome 5a, ASM3025357v1 genome contains a region encoding:
- the LOC131325592 gene encoding UPF0481 protein At3g47200-like, with protein MSQGESHEPPEEIECLTPLIGFQPTEMSQENLQESKKLGEASQKTEIVSPFNDQKQFHPTEMSTQWGNVHVNLQDLSQKFVEASHIIKSFSSFIYQKQLHPTEMSQGGNDQQKLQEFSEKLGQAAQKTKSFSSSACIYRVPAELRALKRSTYAPRLISIGPYHQKHHLLRSPMQQVKMSYANSLLRRVGSVEKKEFTEVLRECVERMKMWKDDANKCYADDDISDGDLLDEEMMVVDGCFILEVLYKFRNKTVYLEGQMTADPIFGRDSTASTVLHDLLLFENQIPLFVLEHLFELTVARIHKNSLLSPYVYDYFANLMSPAGSSTNNRAAENCCSPRDCVLWVFDNKMNDSKPEREAPDGNDKCYHILHKLHDYYRPRAQKEKKELSEIMPSASELAYAGVKFVPGTGDNLFKVKFTEPEGPLWWFRRAHFEIPPLGIYDPTESFLRNLIAFEQCCPGVSQDFTSYAYLMNMLVNSNKDVQELEKAGVVHNYLGSSEDATHLFNTLCKEVSLQEFYFTDTCNRATKYSKRCWPRNMAHVERKYFASPWAFIAFCLAFILFAITVVQFVRSFNSINAEV; from the exons ATGAGTCAAGGGGAGAGTCATGAGCCTCCTGAGGAAATCGAATGCTTAACCCCTTTGATTGGCTTCCAGCCAACTGAAATGAGCCAAGAAAACCTTCAGGAAAGTAAGAAACTCGGTGAGGCTTCCCAGAAAACCGAAATCGTCTCCCCTTTCAATGACCAGAAGCAGTTCCACCCAACCGAAATGAGTACTCAATGGGGAAATGTCCATGTAAACCTTCAGGACCTCAGTCAGAAATTTGTTGAAGCTTCCCATATAATCAAATCCTTCTCCTCTTTCATTTACCAAAAGCAACTCCACCCGACGGAAATGAGTCAAGGTGGAAATGATCAGCAAAAGCTTCAGGAATTCAGTGAGAAGCTTGGTCAAGCTGCCCAAAAAACCAAATCCTTCTCCTCTTCAGCTTGTATTTATAGGGTGCCCGCAGAGCTCCGTGCCCTGAAGAGAAGCACCTACGCCCCACGCCTCATCTCTATAGGCCCGTATCACCAGAAACATCATCTCCTGAGATCACCCATGCAACAAGTCAAGATGAGCTACGCGAATTCCCTACTTCGTCGGGTGGGATCAGTTGAGAAGAAAGAGTTCACGGAGGTGTTACGAGAATGCGTAGAGCGAATGAAGATGTGGAAAGACGATGCAAATAAATGCTATGCAGATGATGACATTAGCGATGGGGATCTACTCGATGAGGAAATGATGGTGGTGGATGGTTGCTTCATCCTTGAAGTTCTCTACAAATTCAGGAACAAGACCGTGTACTTAGAG GGACAAATGACAGCAGATCCTATTTTCGGAAGAGATTCAACTGCCAGCACTGTGCTACACGACTTGCTGCTCTTCGAGAACCAAATTCCTTTGTTTGTGCTTGAGCATTTGTTCGAACTCACGGTGGCTCGGATCCACAAGAACTCGTTGCTCTCCCCTTATGTGTATGACTACTTTGCCAACTTGATGAGTCCAGCAGGAAGTTCCACCAACAATCGTGCCGCTGAAAATTGTTGTTCGCCTCGTGACTGTGTCCTTTGGGTTTTCGACAATAAAATGAATGATTCCAAACCTGAAAGAGAAGCTCCAGATGGTAATGATAAATGCTATCATATCCTCCATAAACTACATGATTATTACCGTCCTCGtgctcaaaaagaaaaaaaggaacttAGTGAAATCATGCCTTCTGCATCAGAACTTGCTTACGCAGGAGTGAAGTTTGTACCCGGTACGGGAGACAATCTGTTCAAGGTCAAGTTCACTGAACCAGAAGGCCCGTTATGGTGGTTTCGCAGAGCTCATTTCGAAATCCCACCACTTGGAATATACGATCCCACTGAGTCATTCCTCAGGAACCTCATTGCCTTCGAACAGTGCTGCCCTGGTGTTTCACAGGACTTCACGTCTTACGCATACCTCATGAACATGCTCGTGAACTCCAATAAAGACGTCCAGGAACTCGAAAAGGCTGGAGTTGTGCATAACTACTTGGGTTCCAGCGAGGACGCCACCCATTTGTTCAACACGCTGTGCAAGGAAGTTTCGCTACAAGAGTTCTACTTCACCGACACGTGCAACAGAGCCACCAAGTACAGCAAGCGTTGTTGGCCGAGGAACATGGCGCACGTGGAACGCAAGTATTTTGCTTCTCCGTGGGCATTCATAGCCTTCTGTTTGGCCTTCATCCTTTTCGCCATTACCGTTGTTCAATTCGTAAGAAGTTTCAACTCAATAAATGCGGAGGTATAG